The genomic region TGACCAGCTCGGCGAGCGAATCCCGGAGTTGATCGTGGAGATAATCCACGACATCGCTGCGGTCGGTGGTTCGCGTGCTTTCCACCCTCGGATGATCCGATTCGACCCTGTTGTTCGAGTGTCAGAAACCCTGTCAGAAACCCTCCAACTTGCGGTCGGCGAAAACTCGGGTGACGGATCACCTTCAGGTGGCCGGCTGTAGATGCCCTATCCATGGGCTCGTTGAGCGGTGGCTGGCCGTAGGTGGCGTCACCCCGCATCGGCCCAACTCCCGGGAGCGCCGGTGCCCGCCCCGCCTGATTACCTGCCAATCGCACCGGAAATGACCTCAGAGACGCTCGAAATGACCGTCGACTGACAGGGTCCCCCCTCAGGATCGACGACATGAGCAAGTTCAGGTCAATGGACACAAGGCAGATCCATCGCCCAACTCAGGCGACCGCAGCCAAGGACCTCGTCCACGCGTGCACCCGCCTGTCATCCAACTGCCCTCAACACCACACGCACGTGCAACAGGTTGTTGCGGGTGTATCAGTTGACCGGATCGGGGGGTCTGGATGCTGAGCATCGCCAAGGCCCACAAGGACTATTACCTCCAGAAACTGGGCGAGATCACACCCCGGGAGGACTACTACCTGCGAGGTGGAACCGCCACTGGTCGTTGGCACGGCAGCGGCGCCGTGGAGCAAGGACTGGAGGGCATCGTGTCGGCGGAGGGCCTGGTGCGGCTCTTCGACGGTCAGCACCCGGCGACGGGGGAGCAGCTCGGGCGTCAGCTTCGCAAGGACGGCGTGGCGGCCTGGGATCTGACGTTCTCGGCTGACAAGTCGGTGTCGCTGCTGTGGGCCTTCGGGGACGACCAGGTTCGACGCCACGTGGTCGAGGCGTTCGAGGAGTCCACCGCCGAGGCGCTCACCTACTTGGAATCGGTTGCGTCGTCGACGCGGGGAGCATCGCGAACCCCGGTTCGCGACGTTGAGGGCCAGCCGATCCTCGGCGACAACGGAAGTCCTCGCTATCGGGTCGAGACATGGCCGATTCGAACCCACGGATACGTCTCGGCGTGGTTCACTGAGTTCACGAGCCGGGCGGATGATCCTCAGATGCACACCCACGTGGTTGTGGGGAACCGGGTGAAGGGTGTCGACGATACGTGGCGGGCGATTGATGGACGTCTCTTGTATCGGCACAAGCTGGCCGCTGGCTACCTCCACGAAGCCGAACTGCGCCACCGCCTCACCGAACGGCTCGGGGTCCGCTGGCAGCCGGTCCGTAGCGGTGTGGCGGACATCGAGGGCTTCACCCGGGAACAGATCATGACCTTCTCGAAACGCCGCCAGGCAATCGAGGAGTGGCGTGACTCCCACGGCTACGCCGACACCGCAGCCGCCAACGAAATCGCCACGCTCGCGACACGAAGTCCCAAACAAGACCACCCCATCGACAGCCTGATGCCCGTGTGGCTGGAGCGGGGCGCCGAGATCGGACTCACCCCCGAGTCGGTGACAGCCGTGCTGGAGCGCAACCGGGAGGTCACGGTGCCCGACCCCGACACCATCCACGACCGGATGGCATCCGCCGACGGGCTCACCGCCCAGGCGTCGACCTTCGGACGAGGTGACGCCATCAAAGCCGCAGCAGAAGCCCTCCCCGAAGGCGGACGACGAAGCGACGTCGAGGCCATCGCCGACTCATTCCTCCGTCGCTCGGACGTGGTCCCTATCCTCCCCATCCACCCCACTGACCCAGCGAGCGACCTGCCGATCGAGCTCGACACCGCCGAACTGGACCGGCTGCTTGAGCTGGTCAACTCGAGGAAACCACCGACCATGCGGCGTAGCAACGGCGACATCTTCCCCGGGCTGGTCAACGAACGCCGCTACACAACCACTGAACTCCTCACCATCGAACAACGAGTCATCGACCGCGCCCAGGAAGGTATCGCAGCCGACCGGTGGACTATCCCTGAGGCGAAGGTCGAGGCCGCCCTCGCGGCGCACACGGACCTCACCAACGGCCAACGGGCGATGGTCCACCGGTTCACCGGGTCAGGAAACACCATCGACATCGGCGTGGGGGCAGCCGGGACCGGCAAAACGACTGTCATGGCCATCATCGGGGAACTCGCCACCGAGACCGGGACACCCGTGGTCGGAACGGCATTGGCGGCACGGGCCGCAGCCGGATTCGAAACCGCCACCGGCATCCCATCCGCCACCATCACCCGCTTCCTGTGGGAAACCAAGGCAGCCGGTGGTCTCCCAACCCGCGCGATCGTCGTGGTCGACGAGGCAGGTATGGTCGGCAGCCGCCAGCTCGCTGCGGTCTCCGACCTGGTCGAAGCAGCCTCCGGGAAACTCATCCTGATCGGCGATCATCGCCAGCTCGCCGAGATCGACGCCGGCGGCCTGTTCGCCGCGCTGACGGCTCGCCTCCCCGCCATCGAGCTGACTGAGAACGTCCGCCAGGACCAGGAATGGGAACGCACCGCCCTGGCCGAACTCCGCCACGGCTCGATCTCGCGGGCGGTGGCCATGTATGACCGGCGCGGACTGATCAACGTCGCCGCTACCCCCGATGACACCATCGTCCAAGCCGTTGATGCCTGGTACAGCGACGTCCAAGACACCGGTGACCTTGCCCAGGTGCTGCTCATCGGACATCGCAACACCACCGTCGATCAGCTCAACCAGCGGGCTCGGGCTCTCATCGCCCAATCCGGCTTGCTCCACGGACCGGCGGTAAACGCAGGCGATCGCCTATTCCAGGCCGAAGACAGAGCTGTGTGCCTCAAGAACCGTTCGCGGCTGGGTGTGCTCAACGGTGATCTCGCAACCGTAATGGCTGTGGACACTGAACGGCGCACGATTACGCTCAGACTCGACCGCACTAACAACACCGTCACCGTTCCCCATTGGTACCTCGACGAAGGAAACCTCGACTGGGGCTACGCCCTCACCGGCCACAAGGCTCAAGGCGCAACCGCCCGGCGCGCGCACACGGTCGCCGGAGACGGCGTTGACCGGGAATGGCTCTACGTCACGATGAGCCGAGGCCGGGAGGCGAACACGATCTACCTCACCGATCCGGACGTCAAAGAGAGCGAATGCACGCACCTAACCCACCAACACCCCGAACGGTTGCCTGCCCTCATTACCGCCCTTGGTCGCACCGCAGCGGAGCCGGCGGCTTCTGACTCCGGGCGAGGACCTCGCACGATCACCGATGCACAGCTGCAGGCCCGTTTGGCGGACCTCGAGAGCCAGCTCGAATTCGGAGAGGCAAGAAGACCCGTCGACGGTCGGGACGACCTTCTTGCTGAATACATCGCCCTCCGCCAGGAGACACGCGCCCGACATCGAGACCGGCTCGACGCCATCGCATACGAGCCACCCGGATGGATAGTCGATGTCATCGGCGAGCGGCCCACCGAACCCGATCGACGAGCTGCGTGGGATCGGATCGTCGATCGAGCGGTTCACGTCCGAATCGAACTTGAAGTTCCCAACGATGCCAGCCATCTTCTGGGACCCGAGCCTCCCAGTCGGGACGTCGCCCGTCGCACAACATGGATGGTCGCCCGCCGGAATATGGACGAGGATCTTCGAGCACTGAACGGTCCAAGCGATCGAAGCCTTGGTGCAGTCGCTCGCTGATCTGATTCGTAGGCGCCTAGCTACTTCCCCCTGAAAAACTCGGGTGGTGGTCCTCGCGTTTTGGGGGCGGGGTGACGATGATGGCTCCAACCCGTAGGGCTAGTACGGATTGGAGCCATCATGTTGCGGACGGTAGGTGATCAGGCGACGTTGTGGGAGTCGGTGTTGCCCGAGGGGGTGGTGCCGATGTCGGCGGAGTTGGCTCGGGTGGACGAGTTGTTGGACGATCCCCGCTTTTTCGAGCCGTTCAAGAGGCACTTTGACTCGTCGTGGGGGCGGCCGTCGATTCCGATGGAGACTTACCTGAGGCTCATGTTCTTGAAGAACCGGTACCGGCTCGGCTTCGAGACGTTGTGCCGGGAGACGGCTGATTCGATCAGCTGGCAGCGGTTCGCTCGGATCGGGGTGGGAGGCCGGGTGCCGCATCCGACCACGCTGCTGAAGATCACGACCCGCTGCGGGTCAGCGACAGTGGACCAGCTCAATGAGGTGTTGATCACCAAGGCAGTGGAGGCCCGGTTGGTGAAGACGAGCCGGGTCCGGGCGGACACCACGGTGGTCGAGGCCGACGTCAAGTATCCGACCGATTCGGGGTTGCTGACTAGAGCGGTCGGCAAGGCATCCCGCCTGATCGGACGGATCCAAGCAGCCGGGGCGGCGAGGCGGACCTCGGTCACCGATCACGTCACCGAGGTGCAGCGTCATGCCCATTCGATAGGGGTGTGGCTGCGTCGCCGCAGTGGCGAAGCCAAAGACGAAGTGTTGGCCATCACCGGCCAGATCGCGGACCTCACGACCGAAGCGATGGCTGATGCTGCCAGGATCGTGACCAACGCTCGAGCCCATCTGCGACGCCACCCAGACACTCCCGAAGCCGGAAGGGTCGCAGCTACGATCGACGATCTCGAAACGCTGATCGAACGGGCCGGCCGTGTCATCGACCAGACCCGACAGCGCCTCGCCGGTGACACCCCGCCAGGGTCAAACAGGCTGGTGTCGCTCCATGACCCCGATGCCCGCCCGATCCGCAAAGGGCGGCTCGGCAAACCCGTCGAATTCGGATTCAAAGCCCAGATCGTCGACAACGAAGACGGCATCATCTTGGATCACACCGTCGAGATCGGAAACCCATCTGACGCGCCGCAGCTCATCCCCGCCATCGAACGAGTGAAACGGCGCTGCGGGCGGCCTCCCGATCAGGTCACTGCCGATCGGGGCTACGGCAAAGCCTCGGTCGACAAAGCCCTCATCGACGATGTCGGGGTCAGCTACGTCGCCATCCCCAGACCCGGCACACCAACCCAGAAACGTAAGACCGAAATCGACACCGACGAGTTCCGAGAACTCGTCCGATGGCGCACCGGAGCCGAGGGCCGCATCGCCTGCCTGAAACGACAACACGGCTGGTCCCGTAGCCACCTCACCGGCATCGAAGGCGCCCGAACCTGGTGCGGACACGGTGTCCTAGCCCACAACCTCACCAAAATCGCCCGCCTCAACCCCTAACCAGCCCGCCCATCGACCGACCACCGAACAAGCCGCTACCGCCTCAGAGATCCTCGCAACCACCATCACCCCGGACCCACTTCTTCAGGGGCAAGTAGCTAGTCGCTCGAAGTGATCCGCCTGCGAAGGCTCGTCAACAGGCGACGGGGGGGTGTGTTCGGACGGCCCTCGAGATTCACGGGTGGGTCGAGCATGTCGAGCACCGCTGCCTCGATGCGCCCCAGCGAATCGCGGTCGTCATAGGCAACGATCGCTACTTCGAGGTGCTTCTTGATCCAGTCGGAAACGACCCTGTTGTCGTCTGGTGCGAGCCGACCGGGCCTAAGCACCGTCAGACTTAGTGGGTCCAGCAGCAACCCTGAGAGCGTCAGTCGGAAAGTCGATGACGATGCGTTCCCGTTGATGTGGTTGCCGCGGATTCGGCTGGCCAAGGTTGCGGTTGATATTTTCCCGGAGGGCCAGCGTGTGGCGCCGGCTTGACCCGCGTATACGAGTGACGGGATAGTGGTCCCGAGTTGAGTGCCGATCATCGACCGGGCTTCCTCATCCCCCCACCACGAGTAGAGACCTGGGTGCGAGGCAAGCTGGCGATCGCATGGGAAACCGGAGGGCGACTCCGATCGGCGACTGTCCGTGAGGACCTTGGCCAGGTGTTCGGCGATACGTACATCACGGCTTGTCACTGGCGTGTGATCTCCATCTGCAGGCCATCCGAACTTGTCCGGCTCTCGGGCAGGCGCCCCCTCTCGGCAATGGCTGTCATCCATTCCCCCTGGGCGCGCGGCGCTTTCACCATCGCACCCGGTGCTGACCGCGGACTGGCGAGAATCACATCCTCGACGTGCTTCGGCCATCGGGTTCGTCGGAACACAGTGGAGTAGCCGGTAGTGGCCGACAGCACCCCAATGACCTGTATCACTTTGTTCGCTTCAGCGAAGCCGGCAAGGCAACGTTCGATCAGCCGGTTCGGCCACATCGCTGGACGGAACACTTGCTCGTACATCCCGATTGGCTCGTCTGGGAGCACCAGTCCGTACCCACCGGAGATGATGACAATGCGCGCCGCTTGATCTGCCAGTTCTCGCAGTGCAGACCGCCCAGCTTTGTAGAAGGTCCCTTCGTATCGCTGAGCAGCAGGGAGGAGCGTCGACTCGTCGACACCCGCAGAAGCTGCGTTGTGGCGCCTTCGATCTGACAACTCTCTGTGGAGGTCCCGTGGTAGCGCGTCAAGAATCGAGGTTTGCGTGGGTGGTGCGTCGCCCCTCCTCTTCGATCCAGAACACGGCACCACGATCAAACAGCCGGCAAGTCGGAGCGTTGGGACCGGAGGCTTAGGACGAAGCCGTGAAGCTTCTAGTCTCGATCGGGTCGGAGTCTGCAAGGAGCGCTGCGCTGGTGGTGGGATCGAAGGCGCTTCGATCGTCTCCGCTTCGGGCAGGTTGAGTATTCTTCCCTTGGGTCCCGTGACTCGCTTGGTAACTCCAGCGGAGGCCAGCGACCGGCAGATTTGGTTGACCTGCTGATGAGGTTCGATGCCGGTTCGCTTCCGGATTTCGCCATCCGTGAGCCCCGGAACGGACTGGATCAGTTTCAGGATTCGCTCTCGATTGGTCACCAGGCCTCTCTTCTGCCCTGTCGATTCTTCAACTTGACATTGGCAATTTCTGCTGGTCCGACCGGTCAATCTGGCTGGTCGGTTGTCAAGACGGCCATCGCCGGCCCTTGCAGAGTTCGGCGGTTGCCTTGGCGATGAGTTCGGCTCGGGCATCAATGAACGCTCCGTAATCGGCCCGAATGTGATCCGCCCGTTCAGTCTCATCGGCGAAGCTCGAATAGCCACCGACATTCAACTGATCGTATGGGATGACGTGAGTGGCGAGCCGATTGGCAAGGTCTTGTTCGCTCAGGTCTCCTCGGTCGATGCGATCACGCAAATAGCGAACGGGCTCCTTCGCTGATATGTCTCGATTGGTCTTCCACGTGATCAGGGCGCAGTTCAGGGCGCGGAAGCTCTCCGCTTCCGAGACCTGGCCTTGGTTGACCAGTAGCGAGTTAGGAAACAGGTGGTGATACTCGCGTCGCGGGAGCTGCTCTCTGGTGGCAGGCGTGTCGTCAGCAATGTCTCGCCCGCCAGCGCGAAGTGACACGGCCAGGATGCCGCGGGCGAGGATCTCTTTCGTGCTCGGCCAGCCGGCTCGCTTGAAGACCTCTACCGTCGGGAGCGGGAAGAGGTCCTCGTTGAATATCGGTGCCTCCGGGGCGTCCTCCCCACGCAAGCGTGCGCGCAACCCGCGAAGGTCCTGCAGCTGACGCGTCGCCGCCTGGTTCTCGTATCGACTTGTGAGGAACGACCTCCAGACGTAGCTGCGGAGAAGCGATCGTGCTTTGCCGTGCTCGTCGGAATCCTCGGGCACGTGCGGGTGGAGGGCAGAGAGGATTGGTAGCACTGCGGTGGTTGGGAGACGCCTGCCGTCGTATACCGATTCGTCCTCGAGGAAGGAGATGGCCCATCTAATGCCTGCTGCGATGTTCGACCACTCGTTGACAACCCGATCGAGATCCAACTTGAAGTAGCTGGCCTGAGTGGGCGCACGATCATCACGTAGCGCGGCGGTGTCCAGCACGAGGTCTTCGGCGTCGATGTAGGCGCCCACCATCGGAACGGCGGCGTGGACTTCGCCGATGAGATCGTGCAGGGACTGACCTGTAGCGGCTTCAAGTTGGGCGACGATGATGTCGTAGGCGGTCAATCTGACGGATGTCGTATTGAGCTTGACGAAGACGTTCAGTGCGACGTCCCTGGGGGTCTCCGAGGGGAGAGCAAGAAACGGGATGTTGTAAGCGGCTATGGATTCGCGGAGCGCGTTGATTTGCCGCTCCAGGGCGCGGCTGGCGACAACATCATCGGTGGTCGCTGAGTCGCACCAGCGGCCTATCTCTTGGTGGATATCGCCGGGCCGAAGCAGACGCAGTGGAATGAAGCCCCGGCCCCAGACCTGAACTGGATCGTCCGCCCATACGGGGTACCGCTTGCCGTTGCGCGACCAGCGGGCCTGTGAATGCATCCGGGGGACACGGACGCCGCCGTGCTCCTCATCCGGCTCGAGGGAGAGCAGGTATGTGCGGTTTTCATAGTCGTCGTGGAATGACCGCCAGAGGGCAGTGAGGCGCTGCTGACCGTCTAGCAGGTGCTCGGTGGGTCGTTCGACCGGATCGGGGGAGCCGATCATCTGTCTGCTTATGAATGGTTCCTCGCTGCCTAGCTCAAGGACGAGCGTTGAGCCTGCGGGTAGACCGTTCAACACGGCCTCGATGAGGTTCGAGATCTCATTGTGGCCCCACGCTTCGAAGCGCTGGAACCGTGGCAATCGGATCTGTCCTGTCCGGATCCGATTGAACCATTCTGGCAAGTTCCGATTCCTGGCTTCCACGGTCTACCTCGTTTGGTTGGCTTTCGTCTGATTGGTGCCTGATCCTGCGATCTATTTGTCATTCCTCGAACTCGTGGGACTCGAATCCCAGTTGGGTCGCGTTCTCGCTGACCGTTCGACGGGTGCGATCATCAAATCCGTCGGATTCGGCATTGATCTCGACGGTGATGGACACCTTGCTGCCCTCTGCGTTGCCGAGGTGGGAGGCGACCTCGTTGATGAGATCTCCGAAGTCTCGGATTGCCCGAACTGGGTCCAGGTGCTTGCGACCGTAGAAACGGGTCGGCACGACGAGCCCCGGGGGCTTGGGCTGATCCCCACCGTCGTCCTCGTTGCCGCCCACCGCTCCGGGTTCATCGACGGTCTGCTCGTCAAGCTGACGCCGAGCCCGATCGGGCTTGACGACGACAGCGGTCTGGCTCATCCCCACTCCGACGTGCTCGCCGGTTTTGAGTCCTCGATAGCGGTCGGTTGACTCGTCGTGCGCATCTGCGAAAGCGAATGTGTCTTGCTCCCAGTTGATCTGGGCTGCTCCATCTGAGACGGCAGCGGCGAAAACTCCGAAGTTGGCGAGCCTCGGCATGTACAGGTACTGGGAGTAGTAGCCCCATAAGCGGCGGACTCCGATGTGGTCGCCGTCCCACAGGCTTGCCTCGGGCCGATCGAGATCCATCCGTATCCGAATCCCGCCGTAGGAGGAGATCAACTCCTCAGATGATTCCAGCTTCTTGGCCGTCTTGGCAGCTAGGTCGCCATTTCCTGCCGCCCGGATCGCTTGCCACGAGATCTCCGCCTTGCCGGGCTGCTGCTTAGGTGTGAGGACATGTTGGAACGTCTCACCGATCCGCTGCCGGATGGTGTCGTCGGCCTCCTGCAGCTTGGTTTCGGCCTGCTTGATCTCCGACCCAGACAAATCGAGTCCGTCGGCGCCTCTCTCGTCGAGAATCGACTTCCACGCCATCCAGTCCCATACCGCCGATCTCAGTTCGGGAACTCGGTTGGGGTCGGCGGCGAGGAAGGCGAGGAGGTTGCGGTTGATCCGTGGCCCGCCCTGCCTTTGCTCGAGGATCGCGGCGGCTGCTTTCACGGCGGGTGACTCGTCGGTGGCGCCTCGGTGGGGAGAAGTCGCGGGCAGGATCACCAGCCTGACACCGTCGTCCTCGTCGGGGACGTCCCCCGGGCCATCGGGAAAGACGTGCACCGCTGCGAACGGACCAGTGGACCGGGCGGCCTGCACCCGGTTGCGGATCTCGATGTCGGCGTCATCGTCGGTGAAATTCGATTCGGCCCGATCGCCCGCCAAACGAGTGAGGGTGGGTTTGGTGTCGTACCAGTACTGGGCGCCCTGGCTGTATAGGTATGTGGCCTCCGACGACAAGTGACGGAGAGCGTCCTGTATCACTCCCGGTTTCTCTCCCGGCTGGACACAACCCAACACGATGTGCTTCAGATCGACCCCTCGACGATCCTCCTGGCGTGGAGCCGACCCGACATAGGTAGCACGGGCCACCCGTCGAGTCGCCGAATATTTCCCGAGATTCGGCCGAGCCTGGTCAATGCGGAGGGGCAGCGAGTTAGGTCCGTCGACATCGGTACGGATGATCGGCTCCCACCGGTCATCGAGATACTTGGTGAGCTCGGAGACGACCGCACCCGAATCCATCGGGATGGTCCCTGGCATGATCATCAACGACGAGTCGCCCCGTTTCCACAGCTCCGAGATGACGGTCGCCATCAATCGCAGCATCCCGCGGGTACGTTGGAATCGCTCCAGGGTCGACCAGTCTTGATAGAGTCGGTCGAACAGCTCAGGATGGATCGGGTAGGCCGCCGCCATCCGCCGTTGATACTCGCCCTCCTTCGACTCGGATGGAAAGTCGGCGGGGCTATCCAAATACAGGTTGTGGTAGGCGCGGATCACCGCGTCGCGTTTCTTTGCCTCGGACGCCGGGACTGGTTCGAACAGCCGGCGACGCACGATCTCAAACGACTCATCAGTCGACGCCGGTCGCCACTGGGCTGCTTTACGGGAAACAACGTTCTTGAGCTTGGCGAGGGCAAGCTGACCTTTCTCGCCACCAACCTCCAGATCCGAGGAGGGTATCGACAC from Acidimicrobiia bacterium harbors:
- a CDS encoding DUF262 domain-containing protein, which translates into the protein MPEWFNRIRTGQIRLPRFQRFEAWGHNEISNLIEAVLNGLPAGSTLVLELGSEEPFISRQMIGSPDPVERPTEHLLDGQQRLTALWRSFHDDYENRTYLLSLEPDEEHGGVRVPRMHSQARWSRNGKRYPVWADDPVQVWGRGFIPLRLLRPGDIHQEIGRWCDSATTDDVVASRALERQINALRESIAAYNIPFLALPSETPRDVALNVFVKLNTTSVRLTAYDIIVAQLEAATGQSLHDLIGEVHAAVPMVGAYIDAEDLVLDTAALRDDRAPTQASYFKLDLDRVVNEWSNIAAGIRWAISFLEDESVYDGRRLPTTAVLPILSALHPHVPEDSDEHGKARSLLRSYVWRSFLTSRYENQAATRQLQDLRGLRARLRGEDAPEAPIFNEDLFPLPTVEVFKRAGWPSTKEILARGILAVSLRAGGRDIADDTPATREQLPRREYHHLFPNSLLVNQGQVSEAESFRALNCALITWKTNRDISAKEPVRYLRDRIDRGDLSEQDLANRLATHVIPYDQLNVGGYSSFADETERADHIRADYGAFIDARAELIAKATAELCKGRRWPS
- a CDS encoding DUF499 domain-containing protein produces the protein MSNHERVGKALTLLRDGIRPGLEKAWQSMYGNGWTQSVNDALYQPDRNPDPDDLAFLLKGMEATWNQFFKQVFSKSERSYVILLRDARNDWAHNKKFSSDETYRILDFCEILLKAFHASEHVEQVQDLRKGLQRQVFSEEARGEQRKLAAEATKGEPAAGLAPWREIVAPHPDVAQGRFEQAEFAADLYQVLHSKADEEYQDPTAFFARTYITDGLRDLIRIAASRLSGRGGDPIVELQTSFGGGKTHSLIALFHLVAGVPTSVLSGVDDVLADDDLSIPSEVRRAVFVGQMVSPSTPQEKPDGTKVHTLWGDLAWQLGGVEGYKILAEDDQNATNPGAKLIELFERFGPALVLIDEWVAYARDLPTKTDEMRLPGGDFDTQFTFAQALTEAASAVDNTLVLVSIPSSDLEVGGEKGQLALAKLKNVVSRKAAQWRPASTDESFEIVRRRLFEPVPASEAKKRDAVIRAYHNLYLDSPADFPSESKEGEYQRRMAAAYPIHPELFDRLYQDWSTLERFQRTRGMLRLMATVISELWKRGDSSLMIMPGTIPMDSGAVVSELTKYLDDRWEPIIRTDVDGPNSLPLRIDQARPNLGKYSATRRVARATYVGSAPRQEDRRGVDLKHIVLGCVQPGEKPGVIQDALRHLSSEATYLYSQGAQYWYDTKPTLTRLAGDRAESNFTDDDADIEIRNRVQAARSTGPFAAVHVFPDGPGDVPDEDDGVRLVILPATSPHRGATDESPAVKAAAAILEQRQGGPRINRNLLAFLAADPNRVPELRSAVWDWMAWKSILDERGADGLDLSGSEIKQAETKLQEADDTIRQRIGETFQHVLTPKQQPGKAEISWQAIRAAGNGDLAAKTAKKLESSEELISSYGGIRIRMDLDRPEASLWDGDHIGVRRLWGYYSQYLYMPRLANFGVFAAAVSDGAAQINWEQDTFAFADAHDESTDRYRGLKTGEHVGVGMSQTAVVVKPDRARRQLDEQTVDEPGAVGGNEDDGGDQPKPPGLVVPTRFYGRKHLDPVRAIRDFGDLINEVASHLGNAEGSKVSITVEINAESDGFDDRTRRTVSENATQLGFESHEFEE
- the mobF gene encoding MobF family relaxase → MLSIAKAHKDYYLQKLGEITPREDYYLRGGTATGRWHGSGAVEQGLEGIVSAEGLVRLFDGQHPATGEQLGRQLRKDGVAAWDLTFSADKSVSLLWAFGDDQVRRHVVEAFEESTAEALTYLESVASSTRGASRTPVRDVEGQPILGDNGSPRYRVETWPIRTHGYVSAWFTEFTSRADDPQMHTHVVVGNRVKGVDDTWRAIDGRLLYRHKLAAGYLHEAELRHRLTERLGVRWQPVRSGVADIEGFTREQIMTFSKRRQAIEEWRDSHGYADTAAANEIATLATRSPKQDHPIDSLMPVWLERGAEIGLTPESVTAVLERNREVTVPDPDTIHDRMASADGLTAQASTFGRGDAIKAAAEALPEGGRRSDVEAIADSFLRRSDVVPILPIHPTDPASDLPIELDTAELDRLLELVNSRKPPTMRRSNGDIFPGLVNERRYTTTELLTIEQRVIDRAQEGIAADRWTIPEAKVEAALAAHTDLTNGQRAMVHRFTGSGNTIDIGVGAAGTGKTTVMAIIGELATETGTPVVGTALAARAAAGFETATGIPSATITRFLWETKAAGGLPTRAIVVVDEAGMVGSRQLAAVSDLVEAASGKLILIGDHRQLAEIDAGGLFAALTARLPAIELTENVRQDQEWERTALAELRHGSISRAVAMYDRRGLINVAATPDDTIVQAVDAWYSDVQDTGDLAQVLLIGHRNTTVDQLNQRARALIAQSGLLHGPAVNAGDRLFQAEDRAVCLKNRSRLGVLNGDLATVMAVDTERRTITLRLDRTNNTVTVPHWYLDEGNLDWGYALTGHKAQGATARRAHTVAGDGVDREWLYVTMSRGREANTIYLTDPDVKESECTHLTHQHPERLPALITALGRTAAEPAASDSGRGPRTITDAQLQARLADLESQLEFGEARRPVDGRDDLLAEYIALRQETRARHRDRLDAIAYEPPGWIVDVIGERPTEPDRRAAWDRIVDRAVHVRIELEVPNDASHLLGPEPPSRDVARRTTWMVARRNMDEDLRALNGPSDRSLGAVAR
- a CDS encoding ISNCY family transposase, which gives rise to MLRTVGDQATLWESVLPEGVVPMSAELARVDELLDDPRFFEPFKRHFDSSWGRPSIPMETYLRLMFLKNRYRLGFETLCRETADSISWQRFARIGVGGRVPHPTTLLKITTRCGSATVDQLNEVLITKAVEARLVKTSRVRADTTVVEADVKYPTDSGLLTRAVGKASRLIGRIQAAGAARRTSVTDHVTEVQRHAHSIGVWLRRRSGEAKDEVLAITGQIADLTTEAMADAARIVTNARAHLRRHPDTPEAGRVAATIDDLETLIERAGRVIDQTRQRLAGDTPPGSNRLVSLHDPDARPIRKGRLGKPVEFGFKAQIVDNEDGIILDHTVEIGNPSDAPQLIPAIERVKRRCGRPPDQVTADRGYGKASVDKALIDDVGVSYVAIPRPGTPTQKRKTEIDTDEFRELVRWRTGAEGRIACLKRQHGWSRSHLTGIEGARTWCGHGVLAHNLTKIARLNP